In Anas acuta chromosome 6, bAnaAcu1.1, whole genome shotgun sequence, the following are encoded in one genomic region:
- the WDR75 gene encoding WD repeat-containing protein 75, with the protein MVAAAGLRVVRCGGSPLHGARAVFSADARFLLCTAGDFVKVYSAATEELVRLLRGHSGLVTGVRLNPHNRLQLYSCSLDGSIKLWDFTDGILIKTFTVGYKLLALYALDSCEDSVFVIIPKRGERDTFQLVSVKLTKTAGQDVEAKEFSVVLEGVDASPKCTAFGREGEYVASVKNLHLQVYFFKRKQLNRFSLRATNAKGGNNLFTCVACHPKEDCIATGHADGKIRLWRNFYHNKEYVFSTLHWHHDRVMDLSFSIEGTSLLSGGVEAVLVQWHNGSDCKKDFLPRLGSAIEYISVSSDGTLYCTLHTDNRITIINSNLRFSKSIQGLIRARDVKTGLVVDPRTKALVLNGEAGHLQFYCLQSDKQLYSLDIVQQEYIQQEGLNQTDLVKVAFSAQGKWLATVEEREEEPDLELHLKLWFFDEETQSFKLNTQISMPHDDHVTAMCFRDMDELEDDSLILVTAGKDCLFKVWVILEDTDPEAQQSLSWSCDFVGSYHNYQATNCCFSEDGSLLAVSFEETVTVWDSSTWDLKCTFCHPPGKIRDICFGRLTCSKYLIGATDHGFLCCWNLLSCALEWSAHLSVVILQPDPLSEHIAAVSWLSKESSLFVFKPNESRPICIQRNLCQEKIQFAAFVPRDVPETVGSEKYAWLRRSQLYFLTDAQELMTFSTKSPEERLTVSSKQLAVEESLPVTPFSLLLGKHRHQQSQGDIDLTKVVRNHHEQDSPAVKELLHTPAHVLPSASFLCPIFINSLLISKEKESAEEVADEVEMESEEAEEDSDEEKDVTEMEQENIKSMDLLGETTCKLSKAEEKELRKVRKMDYSWISAF; encoded by the exons ATGGTggcggccgcggggctccgCGTGGTGCGCTGTGGGGGCAGCCCCCTGCACGGCGCCCGGGCCGTCTTCTCCGCCGACGCCAG GTTCCTGCTGTGCACGGCCGGGGACTTCGTGAAGGTGTACAGCGCGGCCACCGAGGAGCTGGTGCGGCTGCTGCGCGGCCACAGCGGGCTGGTGACGGGGGTCAGGCTCAACCCGCACAACCGCCTGCAG CTCTACTCGTGCTCTCTTGATGGCAGCATCAAGCTGTGGGACTTCACGGATGGGATTCTCATCAAG aCTTTCACTGTGGGATACAAACTTCTCGCACTGTATGCACTTGATAGTTGTGAGGACTCGGTGTTTGTTATAATTCCCAAGAGAGGTGAAAGAG ATACATTCCAGCTGGTCTCAGTGAAGCTGACAAAAACAGCAGGCCAAGATGTGGAAGCCAAGGAATTTTCTGTGGTTCTGGAAGGTGTGGATGCGTCCCCAAAGTGTACTGCATTTGGAAGAGAG GGTGAATATGTGGCATCGGTCAAGAACTTGCATctccaagtttatttttttaaacggAAACAGTTAAACAG GTTTTCTCTAAGAGCAACAAACGCGAAAGGTGGAAATAATCTCTTCACTTGTGTAGCATGCCATCCTAAGGAGGATTGTATTGCAACTGGCCACGCTGATGGAAAGATTCGACTCTG GAGGAATTTCTACCACAACAAAGAGTATGTGTTCTCCACCCTGCACTGGCATCACGACAGGGTCATGGATCTCTCCTTTTCTATAGAGG GAACCAGCTTGCTGAGTGGAGGAGTTGAAGCTGTTCTGGTTCAGTGGCACAACGGATCAGACTGTAAGAAGGATTTCCTTCCTCGCTTGGGATCTGCTATTGAGTACATCTCTGTTTCGTCTGATGGCACTCTGTATTGCACCTTGCATACAGACAACA gaaTCACAATAATAAACAGCAACCTAAGATTTTCCAAAAGTATTCAAGGGCTAATAAGAG CCAGGGATGTCAAGACTGGTCTAGTGGTTGATCCTAGAACCAAAGCTTTGGTCCTGAATGGAGAGGCTGGCCACTTGCAGTTCTATTGTCTCCAAAGTGACAAACAGCTGTACAGT ctggatATTGTTCAACAAGAATACATCCAGCAGGAAGGCTTAAACCAAACTGACTTGGTTAAAGTTGCATTTAGTGCCCAAGGCAAGTGGTTAGCAACagtggaagagagagaagaagaaccTGACCTTGAGTTACACTTGAAGCTGTGGTTCTTTGATGAAGAAACACAAAG ctTTAAGTTGAATACTCAAATAAGCATGCCCCACGATGACCACGTAACAGCCATGTGCTTCCGTGACATGGATGAATTGGAAGATGACTCCCTGATACTGGTAACAGCTGGCAAAGATTGTCTGTTTAAAGTCTGGGTGATACTAGAAGACACCGATCCAGAAG CACAGCAGAGTTTGAGTTGGAGCTGTGACTTTGTAGGCAGCTATCACAACTACCAAGCAACTAACTGCTGTTTCTCAGAAGATGGCTCTTTGCTTGCGGTTAGCTTTGAAGAAACTGTCACTGTATGGGATTCAAGTACATGGGACCTTAAGTGCACATTTTGCCATCCACCTGGAAAGATAAG GGACATCTGCTTTGGGAGACTGACATGTTCCAAATACCTAATTGGTGCCACTGATCATGGCTTTCTCTGTTGCTGGAACCTGCTCAGTTGTGCAT tggaATGGAGTGCTCACCTCAGCGTCGTAATTCTGCAACCTGATCCCCTTTCAGAACACATTGCTGCTGTCTCATGGCTCTCAAAAGAGTCCAGCT TGTTTGTGTTTAAGCCAAATGAGTCACGGCCAATCTGTATCCAGAGAAACCTTTGTCAAGAAAAGATCCAGTTTGCTGCCTTCGTTCCAAGAGACGTACCTGAAACAGTTGGTTCAGAAAAATACGCTTGGCTAAGAAGATCCCAACTATATTTTCTTACCGATGCACAA GAGCTAATGACGTTTAGCACAAAGTCCCCAGAAGAAAGGCTTACGGTGTCAAGCAAACAG cTGGCCGTAGAAGAAAGCCTTCCGGTGACCCCATTTAGCTTGCTGTTGGGAAAGCACAGACATCAACAATCACAAGGGGATATAGACCTTACAAAAGTAGTTCGTAATCACCACGAGCAAGATTCCCCTGCTGTTAAAGAG cTCCTGCACACTCCAGCACACGTTTTGCCGTCTGCTTCCTTCCTGTGTCCtatatttattaattcattGCTCATctccaaagagaaagaaag TGCTGAAGAAGTTGCAGATGAagtagaaatggaaagtgaagaagcagaagaggatTCAGACGAGGAAAAAGATGTTACTGAAATGgaacaagaaaatataaagtcTATGGATTTATTAGGAGAGACAACATGTAAACTCTccaaagctgaggaaaaagagCTACGAAAAGTTAGAAAAATGGACTACAGTTGGATATCAGCTTTCTAA